A stretch of Mastacembelus armatus chromosome 1, fMasArm1.2, whole genome shotgun sequence DNA encodes these proteins:
- the LOC113127701 gene encoding uncharacterized protein LOC113127701 isoform X3, producing the protein MRSRDSVVLICQAPKDHQGVVFMLYRFREKVDSKDLQSSGEQVQFTVKVKEEDSGQGELFCCLYKNHEGCYSAFSPYLKLQHQTDAAPNHSILSFPLPILSMEPSNGLVKRGDMLSFSCSVPSPPSHSEYNTTPQTFLLLRTAGQTGEASVIYQLEASLVSSPRPQPAVFTLGPVRGGEEGEYICLYQIKRETQLVNSTISNVVQVSITEMLPLPTLVLQQQTDLWHLLCTGSPAYPSAVFSLYLVGNEHPVATHHAKVFHHQATFPVPVLETHVALYQCQYSVLLGKNWSTSERSHPLNITRGIHPPSSPGLTNVDWPLVLGSFSAGVLFICSAALIVVVAQRKVKSAAEKKKKREEAQFWTKVRAKDHVVGEVSSPEANTSSSGFKTLHLNIQASTLRNGTVGTQKQLPGLKYGHLSPHLQAQFFSLPLCFSSLLYVCGCVYFKTYTE; encoded by the exons ATGAGGTCTAGGGACTCTGTGGTCCTGATCTGCCAGGCCCCAAAGGACCATCAGGGggttgtgtttatgttgtaCAGGTTCAGAGAGAAG GTGGACTCTAAGGACCTGCAGTCCAGTGGTGAGCAGGTCCAGTTCACTGTCAAGGTAAAGGAAGAGGATTCAGGCCAAGGTGAACTGTTCTGCTGTCTGTACAAGAACCACGAAGGCTGCTACAGTGCCTTCAGCCcctatttaaagctgcagcaccaaacag ATGCTGCCCCTAATCACTCCATACTGTCCTTCCCGCTTCCCATCCTGTCTATGGAGCCATCTAATGGGCTGGTAAAACGTGGAGACATGCTGTCCTTCAGCTGCTCAGTACCTTCTCCTCCATCCCACTCCGAATATAACACCACGCCACAGACATTCCTTTTGCTGAGGACTGCTGGACAAACAGGGGAGGCATCTGTAATCTACCAGCTTGAGGCCAGTCTGGTATCAAGTCCTAGACCCCAGCCAGCAGTCTTCACACTGGGGCCTGTGAGAGGAGGCGAGGAGGGCGAGTACATCTGCCTTTACCAaatcaaaagagaaacacaattgGTCAATTCAACAATTAGCAATGTGGTTCAAGTCTCCATCACAG AAATGCTGCCACTGCCGACCCTTGTTCTCCAGCAGCAGACCGACCTCTGGCATCTGCTCTGCACAGGTTCTCCTGCATACCCCAGTGCTGTGTTCTCCCTCTACCTGGTGGGTAATGAACATCCTGTTGCTACTCACCATGCAAAGGTGTTCCACCATCAGGCCACTTTCCCAGTACCTGTCCTGGAGACTCACGTGGCTTTGTACCAGTGCCAGTACAGCGTCCTGCTGGGAAAAAACTGGAGCACATCTGAGCGCAGCCACCCTCTGAATATAACCAGAG GAATTCACCCTCCTTCATCACCAG GTTTGACTAATGTGGACTGGCCTCTTGTCCTGGGCTCATTCTCTGCTGGGGTTTTGTTCATCTGCTCAGCGGCACTCATAGTTGTGGTGGCTCAAAGGAAAG tgaagtcagcagctgagaaaaagaagaaaag ggAGGAAGCGCAGTTCTGGACTAAAGTCCGTGCTAAGGACCATGTTGTTGGTGAGGTTTCTTCTCCAGAAGCAAACACTTCCTCATCTGGATTTAAA ACCTTACACTTAAACATTCAAGCTTCAACTCTCAG GAATGGGACAGTGGGGACCCAGAAACAGCTCCCGGGTCTCAAATATGGACATCTCTCTCCACATTTACAAGCCCAGTTTTTTAGTTTgcctctttgtttctcctctctcctctatgtgtgtggttgtgtttacTTCAAGACTTACACAGAATGA
- the LOC113127701 gene encoding uncharacterized protein LOC113127701 isoform X2: MQVVCKGRTFWTYTLLFASLQLLGRLSAFSTSCTLPAPTLNTRMRSRDSVVLICQAPKDHQGVVFMLYRFREKVDSKDLQSSGEQVQFTVKVKEEDSGQGELFCCLYKNHEGCYSAFSPYLKLQHQTDAAPNHSILSFPLPILSMEPSNGLVKRGDMLSFSCSVPSPPSHSEYNTTPQTFLLLRTAGQTGEASVIYQLEASLVSSPRPQPAVFTLGPVRGGEEGEYICLYQIKRETQLVNSTISNVVQVSITEMLPLPTLVLQQQTDLWHLLCTGSPAYPSAVFSLYLVGNEHPVATHHAKVFHHQATFPVPVLETHVALYQCQYSVLLGKNWSTSERSHPLNITRGIHPPSSPGLTNVDWPLVLGSFSAGVLFICSAALIVVVAQRKVKSAAEKKKKREEAQFWTKVRAKDHVVDLTLKHSSFNSQEWDSGDPETAPGSQIWTSLSTFTSPVF, encoded by the exons ATGCAGGTTGTTTGTAAAGGGCGAACATTTTGGACATACACTTTATTGTTTGCTTCTCTACAACTCTTGG GAAGACTTTCTGCTTTCAGTACTTCTTGCACTCTTCCAGCACCTACCCTAAACACCCGTATGAGGTCTAGGGACTCTGTGGTCCTGATCTGCCAGGCCCCAAAGGACCATCAGGGggttgtgtttatgttgtaCAGGTTCAGAGAGAAG GTGGACTCTAAGGACCTGCAGTCCAGTGGTGAGCAGGTCCAGTTCACTGTCAAGGTAAAGGAAGAGGATTCAGGCCAAGGTGAACTGTTCTGCTGTCTGTACAAGAACCACGAAGGCTGCTACAGTGCCTTCAGCCcctatttaaagctgcagcaccaaacag ATGCTGCCCCTAATCACTCCATACTGTCCTTCCCGCTTCCCATCCTGTCTATGGAGCCATCTAATGGGCTGGTAAAACGTGGAGACATGCTGTCCTTCAGCTGCTCAGTACCTTCTCCTCCATCCCACTCCGAATATAACACCACGCCACAGACATTCCTTTTGCTGAGGACTGCTGGACAAACAGGGGAGGCATCTGTAATCTACCAGCTTGAGGCCAGTCTGGTATCAAGTCCTAGACCCCAGCCAGCAGTCTTCACACTGGGGCCTGTGAGAGGAGGCGAGGAGGGCGAGTACATCTGCCTTTACCAaatcaaaagagaaacacaattgGTCAATTCAACAATTAGCAATGTGGTTCAAGTCTCCATCACAG AAATGCTGCCACTGCCGACCCTTGTTCTCCAGCAGCAGACCGACCTCTGGCATCTGCTCTGCACAGGTTCTCCTGCATACCCCAGTGCTGTGTTCTCCCTCTACCTGGTGGGTAATGAACATCCTGTTGCTACTCACCATGCAAAGGTGTTCCACCATCAGGCCACTTTCCCAGTACCTGTCCTGGAGACTCACGTGGCTTTGTACCAGTGCCAGTACAGCGTCCTGCTGGGAAAAAACTGGAGCACATCTGAGCGCAGCCACCCTCTGAATATAACCAGAG GAATTCACCCTCCTTCATCACCAG GTTTGACTAATGTGGACTGGCCTCTTGTCCTGGGCTCATTCTCTGCTGGGGTTTTGTTCATCTGCTCAGCGGCACTCATAGTTGTGGTGGCTCAAAGGAAAG tgaagtcagcagctgagaaaaagaagaaaag ggAGGAAGCGCAGTTCTGGACTAAAGTCCGTGCTAAGGACCATGTTGTTG ACCTTACACTTAAACATTCAAGCTTCAACTCTCAG GAATGGGACAGTGGGGACCCAGAAACAGCTCCCGGGTCTCAAATATGGACATCTCTCTCCACATTTACAAGCCCAGTTTTTTAG
- the LOC113127701 gene encoding uncharacterized protein LOC113127701 isoform X1 gives MQVVCKGRTFWTYTLLFASLQLLGRLSAFSTSCTLPAPTLNTRMRSRDSVVLICQAPKDHQGVVFMLYRFREKVDSKDLQSSGEQVQFTVKVKEEDSGQGELFCCLYKNHEGCYSAFSPYLKLQHQTDAAPNHSILSFPLPILSMEPSNGLVKRGDMLSFSCSVPSPPSHSEYNTTPQTFLLLRTAGQTGEASVIYQLEASLVSSPRPQPAVFTLGPVRGGEEGEYICLYQIKRETQLVNSTISNVVQVSITEMLPLPTLVLQQQTDLWHLLCTGSPAYPSAVFSLYLVGNEHPVATHHAKVFHHQATFPVPVLETHVALYQCQYSVLLGKNWSTSERSHPLNITRGIHPPSSPGLTNVDWPLVLGSFSAGVLFICSAALIVVVAQRKVKSAAEKKKKREEAQFWTKVRAKDHVVGEVSSPEANTSSSGFKTLHLNIQASTLRNGTVGTQKQLPGLKYGHLSPHLQAQFFSLPLCFSSLLYVCGCVYFKTYTE, from the exons ATGCAGGTTGTTTGTAAAGGGCGAACATTTTGGACATACACTTTATTGTTTGCTTCTCTACAACTCTTGG GAAGACTTTCTGCTTTCAGTACTTCTTGCACTCTTCCAGCACCTACCCTAAACACCCGTATGAGGTCTAGGGACTCTGTGGTCCTGATCTGCCAGGCCCCAAAGGACCATCAGGGggttgtgtttatgttgtaCAGGTTCAGAGAGAAG GTGGACTCTAAGGACCTGCAGTCCAGTGGTGAGCAGGTCCAGTTCACTGTCAAGGTAAAGGAAGAGGATTCAGGCCAAGGTGAACTGTTCTGCTGTCTGTACAAGAACCACGAAGGCTGCTACAGTGCCTTCAGCCcctatttaaagctgcagcaccaaacag ATGCTGCCCCTAATCACTCCATACTGTCCTTCCCGCTTCCCATCCTGTCTATGGAGCCATCTAATGGGCTGGTAAAACGTGGAGACATGCTGTCCTTCAGCTGCTCAGTACCTTCTCCTCCATCCCACTCCGAATATAACACCACGCCACAGACATTCCTTTTGCTGAGGACTGCTGGACAAACAGGGGAGGCATCTGTAATCTACCAGCTTGAGGCCAGTCTGGTATCAAGTCCTAGACCCCAGCCAGCAGTCTTCACACTGGGGCCTGTGAGAGGAGGCGAGGAGGGCGAGTACATCTGCCTTTACCAaatcaaaagagaaacacaattgGTCAATTCAACAATTAGCAATGTGGTTCAAGTCTCCATCACAG AAATGCTGCCACTGCCGACCCTTGTTCTCCAGCAGCAGACCGACCTCTGGCATCTGCTCTGCACAGGTTCTCCTGCATACCCCAGTGCTGTGTTCTCCCTCTACCTGGTGGGTAATGAACATCCTGTTGCTACTCACCATGCAAAGGTGTTCCACCATCAGGCCACTTTCCCAGTACCTGTCCTGGAGACTCACGTGGCTTTGTACCAGTGCCAGTACAGCGTCCTGCTGGGAAAAAACTGGAGCACATCTGAGCGCAGCCACCCTCTGAATATAACCAGAG GAATTCACCCTCCTTCATCACCAG GTTTGACTAATGTGGACTGGCCTCTTGTCCTGGGCTCATTCTCTGCTGGGGTTTTGTTCATCTGCTCAGCGGCACTCATAGTTGTGGTGGCTCAAAGGAAAG tgaagtcagcagctgagaaaaagaagaaaag ggAGGAAGCGCAGTTCTGGACTAAAGTCCGTGCTAAGGACCATGTTGTTGGTGAGGTTTCTTCTCCAGAAGCAAACACTTCCTCATCTGGATTTAAA ACCTTACACTTAAACATTCAAGCTTCAACTCTCAG GAATGGGACAGTGGGGACCCAGAAACAGCTCCCGGGTCTCAAATATGGACATCTCTCTCCACATTTACAAGCCCAGTTTTTTAGTTTgcctctttgtttctcctctctcctctatgtgtgtggttgtgtttacTTCAAGACTTACACAGAATGA
- the misp3 gene encoding uncharacterized protein misp3, translating into MATMPMAWQEQGPANSLDNESWALGEGGATTTHSSLLQNKKAPRVEPEEDVEVLEPGTQDETLQNQTFSHNDIAHANKPENQKSTTMNLCTTTEKQGFVPELEQVPQKQVLETLQPQEESEKTFPPTSLLNAASTEECFEKEGFSSLEGEVAEWINDADIIVDSAEDLMSLNSQEWPHTPLFTERLDQNVDATFEKDSETAEEGGTQLHFISNNNEPENNTTEAPHYSVCDSNNSDDVDSVCSPPFADESEEEEEDVKVDVTSNQKQQATLQIPHNLFQSSYSTSASVSAEQEPTTALPAVPSAKHQEEVLPQSQCELAPRGTNQEAAQQVHGQSSPPLSAVAMELFVQGGAVSPGSGCVVPVRKRHSRVGERTEGESKPTGREEQLKDERKKVTGHQHCGEVLEYSQRVQVQEVKTNKHSCGVSFEYSRHNRMESDSCDDSLSDSGLSADFSPCGTLESNNAISSVTPTSPPKETPIEREIRRAVERERSLRRSRGLPNPPTSPEYVEIPSRNTVLCKSFTANPERLQGKDRQFAGKKMQHEIHKEAQREQDLVKLGKIPGFYDKGTVRQLKDKKQLFETFQKPDDSTLTVSARNKTTSLSSASDVSTLENQEDVTSQASTIEGSYVERRQNVDMICPTKSINSVKGGGSPSLTSRGLGSSEPVDCQVIILESNLSVPAQKLYYGKQEPHPVTAVDSGNPNISSSRTEGEHGRITRREQENEDQDNEEVTPRENPFFRLRTSTNLIKVEQDIWEAQEREKELRKQRISIYGCTGGAKGDGGGGRPASINGQSPSLSSSSSLNGLTVPDLPGSSYKGVTGPSSARQSIGRLGMWPPAQAEEEKINGPEVTQNPRTPRQKTLLIHHWESGLVNGRIKDDGGDTDGAN; encoded by the exons atggcaacaatgCCCATGGCCTGGCAGGAGCAAGGTCCTGCCAACTCATTAGACAATGAGTCTTGGGCATTGGGTGAAGGGGGTGCAACCACAACCCACAGCTCccttctgcaaaacaaaaaggctCCTAGGGTGGAACCTGAAGAAGATGTAGAAGTCCTGGAGCCTGGAACTCAGGATGAAACTCTGCAGAACCAAACATTCTCACACAATGACATAGCTCATGCAAACAAACCGGAAAATCAAAAATCGACAACAATGAATCTGtgcacaacaacagaaaaacaaggatTTGTGCCAGAATTAGAACAAGTTCCCCAAAAACAGGTGCTGGAAACATTACAGCCTCAAGAGGAATCTGAAAAGACTTTCCCACCAACTTCTCTCCTTAATGCTGCATCAACAGAAGAATGCTTTGAGAAAGAGGGTTTCTCCAGCCTGGAAGGGGAGGTAGCTGAGTGGATCAATGATGCTGACATCATCGTAGACTCAGCAGAAGATCTTATGTCCCTGAACAGTCAAGAGTGGCCACACACACCTTTGTTCACTGAGAGACTTGATCAAAATGTAGATGCAACATTTGAGAAGGATAGTGAGACAGCAGAGGAGGGTGGCACACAATTGCACTTCATATCAAACAACAATGAACCTGAAAATAATACAACAGAGGCTCCTCACTATTCTGTTTGTGACAGTAACAACTCAGATGATGTAGATAGTGTGTGCTCCCCTCCTTTTGCTGATGAaagtgaggaagaagaagaggatgtgAAAGTGGATGTTACCTCTAACCAGAAGCAACAGGCTACACTACAAATCCCACACAACCTTTTCCAATCCTCATATTCTACCAGTGCTTCAGTGTCCGCTGAGCAAGAGCCAACCACAGCCCTGCCTGCAGTTCCCTCAGCCAAACATCAGGAGGAGGTGTTGCCCCAAAGTCAATGTGAGCTTGCCCCCAGAGGAACAAACCAGGAAGCTGCACAACAGGTGCACGGCCAGAGCTCTCCACCTTTGTCAGCTGTTGCCATGGAGCTGTTCGTTCAGGGCGGGGCGGTTTCTCCAGGCTCTGGTTGTGTTGTACCTGTGAGAAAAAGGCACAGCAGGGTGGGGGAaaggacagagggagaaagcaaGCCAACAGGTAGAGAGGAACAGCTAAAAGATGAAAGGAAGAAGGTGACTGGGCACCAACACTGCGGGGAAGTATTAGAATATTCCCAAAGAGTCCAAGTACAAGAGGttaagacaaacaaacacagctgcgGTGTGTCTTTTGAATACAGCAGACACAACAGGATGGAGAGTGACTCGTGTGACGATAGCCTGAGTGACAGTGGACTATCAGCGGACTTCTCCCCATGTGGCACTTTGGAGAGCAACAACGCAATTTCCTCAGTCACCCCTACAAGTCCACCCAAAGAGACACCAATTGAGCGGGAGATTAGACGAGCTGTAGAGCGTGAACGCAGCCTGAGAAGGTCCAGAGGGCTTCCTAATCCGCCCACTTCCCCAGAGTATGTAGAGATCCCTTCAAGAAATACTGTTCTCTGCAAGTCGTTCACTGCAAATCCTGAGAGGCTTCAAGGCAAAGACAGGCAGTTTGCTGGCAAAAAGATGCAGCATGAGATCCACAAGGAGGCCCAAAGGGAACAGGATCTGGTCAAGCTTGGGAAAATTCCAGGTTTTTATGACAAAGGCACAGTCCGCcaactcaaagacaaaaaacagctttttgaaaCCTTTCAGAAACCTGATGATTCAACTTTGACTGTCTCAGCCAGGAATAAGACCACATCCTTGTCTTCAGCCAGTGATGTTTCAACCCTCGAGAACCAGGAAGACGTCACATCTCAGGCATCCACCATAGAAGGCTCTTATGTGGAGAGGAGACAGAATGTAGACATGATTTGTCCCACAAAGAGCATCAACTCTGTCAAAGGAGGGGGCTCACCCAGCTTGACTTCCCGAGGACTTGGTTCATCTGAGCCAGTGGATTGCCAGGTCATCATCCTAGAGAGTAACCTGAGTGTCCCAGCACAGAAGCTCTACTACGGCAAACAGGAGCCACATCCTGTCACTGCTGTTGACTCTGGAAATCCTAACATCTCATCCTCCAGGACAGAAGGAGAGCACGGCAGGATAACgaggagagagcaagagaacGAGGACCAGGACAATGAAGAAGTGACACCCAGAGAGAACCCTTTTTTTAGGCTGCGCACCTCAACAAATTTAATAAAGGTAGAGCAGGACATTTGGGAGGCtcaagagagggagaaggaacTTCGCAAGCAGAGGATCAGCATATATGGGTGCACAGGAGGTGCAAAAggggatggaggaggggggaggcCTGCCAGCATTAATGGACAGAGTCCCTcattgtcttcttcttcttcactgaaTGGACTTACTGTTCCTGACTTACCTGGCTCATCATATAAGGGGGTAACTGGACCCTCATCAG CTCGCCAGTCAATTGGCAGGCTCGGCATGTGGCCCCCAGCACAGGCTGAAGAGGAGAAGATTAATGGGCCAGAG GTCACCCAGAATCCCCGCACCCCCAGGCAGAAAACCCTATTAATACACCACTGGGAGTCAGGCCTGGTCAATGGACGCATCAAGGACGACGGAGGAGACACTGATGGAGCAAactga
- the LOC113127701 gene encoding uncharacterized protein LOC113127701 isoform X4 codes for MQVVCKGRTFWTYTLLFASLQLLGRLSAFSTSCTLPAPTLNTRMRSRDSVVLICQAPKDHQGVVFMLYRFREKVDSKDLQSSGEQVQFTVKVKEEDSGQGELFCCLYKNHEGCYSAFSPYLKLQHQTEMLPLPTLVLQQQTDLWHLLCTGSPAYPSAVFSLYLVGNEHPVATHHAKVFHHQATFPVPVLETHVALYQCQYSVLLGKNWSTSERSHPLNITRGIHPPSSPGLTNVDWPLVLGSFSAGVLFICSAALIVVVAQRKVKSAAEKKKKREEAQFWTKVRAKDHVVGEVSSPEANTSSSGFKTLHLNIQASTLRNGTVGTQKQLPGLKYGHLSPHLQAQFFSLPLCFSSLLYVCGCVYFKTYTE; via the exons ATGCAGGTTGTTTGTAAAGGGCGAACATTTTGGACATACACTTTATTGTTTGCTTCTCTACAACTCTTGG GAAGACTTTCTGCTTTCAGTACTTCTTGCACTCTTCCAGCACCTACCCTAAACACCCGTATGAGGTCTAGGGACTCTGTGGTCCTGATCTGCCAGGCCCCAAAGGACCATCAGGGggttgtgtttatgttgtaCAGGTTCAGAGAGAAG GTGGACTCTAAGGACCTGCAGTCCAGTGGTGAGCAGGTCCAGTTCACTGTCAAGGTAAAGGAAGAGGATTCAGGCCAAGGTGAACTGTTCTGCTGTCTGTACAAGAACCACGAAGGCTGCTACAGTGCCTTCAGCCcctatttaaagctgcagcaccaaacag AAATGCTGCCACTGCCGACCCTTGTTCTCCAGCAGCAGACCGACCTCTGGCATCTGCTCTGCACAGGTTCTCCTGCATACCCCAGTGCTGTGTTCTCCCTCTACCTGGTGGGTAATGAACATCCTGTTGCTACTCACCATGCAAAGGTGTTCCACCATCAGGCCACTTTCCCAGTACCTGTCCTGGAGACTCACGTGGCTTTGTACCAGTGCCAGTACAGCGTCCTGCTGGGAAAAAACTGGAGCACATCTGAGCGCAGCCACCCTCTGAATATAACCAGAG GAATTCACCCTCCTTCATCACCAG GTTTGACTAATGTGGACTGGCCTCTTGTCCTGGGCTCATTCTCTGCTGGGGTTTTGTTCATCTGCTCAGCGGCACTCATAGTTGTGGTGGCTCAAAGGAAAG tgaagtcagcagctgagaaaaagaagaaaag ggAGGAAGCGCAGTTCTGGACTAAAGTCCGTGCTAAGGACCATGTTGTTGGTGAGGTTTCTTCTCCAGAAGCAAACACTTCCTCATCTGGATTTAAA ACCTTACACTTAAACATTCAAGCTTCAACTCTCAG GAATGGGACAGTGGGGACCCAGAAACAGCTCCCGGGTCTCAAATATGGACATCTCTCTCCACATTTACAAGCCCAGTTTTTTAGTTTgcctctttgtttctcctctctcctctatgtgtgtggttgtgtttacTTCAAGACTTACACAGAATGA